A portion of the Actinomycetota bacterium genome contains these proteins:
- a CDS encoding zf-HC2 domain-containing protein → MRRWLRRRRDELRCKQVARVLQSHIDGELDPMTAEKVSAHLDACLRCGMAASSYRDLKARIARLSEPVNVDAVERLRAFVDELTAHEAD, encoded by the coding sequence ATGAGGCGCTGGCTGCGACGTCGTCGCGACGAACTGCGCTGCAAGCAGGTCGCCCGCGTTCTGCAGAGCCACATCGACGGTGAGCTCGACCCGATGACGGCCGAGAAGGTCTCCGCGCACCTGGATGCGTGCCTGCGTTGTGGCATGGCCGCGTCCTCCTACCGGGACCTGAAGGCGCGCATCGCCAGGTTGAGCGAGCCGGTCAATGTCGACGCGGTCGAGCGGTTGCGTGCGTTCGTGGACGAGCTCACCGCCCACGAAGCCGACTGA